One genomic region from Phycisphaerae bacterium encodes:
- the gspG gene encoding type II secretion system major pseudopilin GspG: MAGRRKQQRRRGFTLIEVLLVAGILALLAAFAIPRLFGQARQAQIKIAEAQVGRNGPIGKALEAYKWDMGRYPETDEGLAALYQKKDQVDDARYTGPYLEGDFEELKDPWGAGYEYRSPGDVHEDGYDLWSRGPDGKDDGGKEGSDDIKNWIEK, translated from the coding sequence ATGGCTGGACGCAGGAAACAGCAACGACGGCGCGGCTTTACCCTTATCGAGGTGCTGCTGGTGGCAGGAATTCTGGCCCTGCTGGCGGCGTTCGCCATTCCCCGGCTGTTCGGCCAGGCGCGCCAGGCGCAGATTAAGATCGCCGAAGCGCAGGTCGGCCGGAACGGTCCCATCGGAAAGGCGCTGGAAGCCTACAAGTGGGACATGGGGCGGTACCCGGAAACGGACGAGGGGCTGGCGGCGCTCTATCAGAAGAAGGACCAGGTGGACGACGCGCGTTACACGGGACCGTACCTGGAAGGTGATTTCGAGGAGCTGAAGGACCCCTGGGGTGCGGGGTACGAGTACCGTTCACCCGGTGACGTCCACGAGGACGGATACGATCTTTGGAGTCGCGGTCCGGACGGCAAGGACGACGGCGGCAAGGAAGGCAGCGACGATATCAAGAACTGGATTGAGAAGTAG